A single Candidatus Thalassolituus haligoni DNA region contains:
- a CDS encoding site-specific integrase, whose amino-acid sequence MGKSPFLNQISRFMRLNGYSLRTEKTYLYWIKAYIRFQQRQHPDLMGPVEVMGFLDHLASDQHVSSPA is encoded by the coding sequence ATGGGTAAAAGTCCGTTTTTAAACCAGATCTCGCGTTTCATGCGGCTGAATGGATACAGCCTTCGAACAGAAAAAACTTACCTCTACTGGATCAAAGCCTACATACGCTTTCAGCAACGCCAACACCCGGATCTGATGGGGCCTGTTGAGGTCATGGGTTTTCTGGATCACCTGGCATCTGACCAGCATGTGTCATCGCCAGCATGA
- a CDS encoding tyrosine-type recombinase/integrase, whose protein sequence is MYDKFLQRPLSGLDFNRANKPRRIPVVLNRSEVQAIFNQLGGRNRLLFALLYGSGLRITEYLRLRVKDINFDAGSLTVHDGKRGSKPDINPGPI, encoded by the coding sequence TTGTACGACAAGTTTCTTCAGCGTCCTTTGAGCGGGCTGGATTTCAATCGAGCGAACAAACCGAGGCGTATTCCTGTCGTTTTGAATCGCTCAGAAGTTCAGGCAATTTTTAATCAACTGGGCGGCCGTAACCGTCTGTTATTTGCACTGCTCTATGGTTCTGGACTGCGGATCACCGAATATTTGAGGCTACGAGTCAAGGATATTAACTTCGATGCCGGGTCTTTGACGGTTCACGATGGCAAGCGTGGCTCAAAACCGGACATTAATCCCGGTCCAATCTGA
- a CDS encoding efflux RND transporter permease subunit, whose product MSVAQGNGPIAWMSRHGVAPNLLMAVLILGGFMMSLTIRKEFIPSYEAEAVIVQVGYPGATPTEMEQGVVLPIENELAAVDGLKEVNSTASQGSARINIELDNGTDRQQAYQDVQQAVNRITTFPAQMETPIVRIASRNISVVEMAIFGPLDTFALKRLAEQVKDELLSSADISKVELTGTPDEEIHIEIPQAELQRYGLTLQDIASAVGNNAIEQSAGTVKTPGGDILVALDQRRYWAGEFNDIPVIADAAGVRLRLGDIAHVQEGFGDARRLVTYDGQEAIRYDVYRAEQQTPLTVAAAVHEKLDDIRSWLPPGVKIVVTDDDGKTYNQRVGLLIKNAAIGLILVLVLLSLFLEYRLAFWVTMGIPTAFLGSLLLLPAVDVSINMISMFAFIVALGIVVDDAIIAGENIYEHMQQGMPFADAAVVGAREVASPLAFAILTNVAAFLPLLALPGMMGKLFLAIPIVVISCFLISWLEALFILPSHLAHLKEKPESRLGRKLDAIQEAVDGQLGRFIERVYRPLLGRSLRNPGLTLAIALALGITVLAWAFSGRMGFSMFPRLEGEFTVAQVELPSNAPFEQALDVRLQLEARLRDIVAPVEAAGTPLLVSVEGSIDGSTVEVEARLVDSEIRPISAHEVAKRWRTAMGEIPGIRSITFDSERGGGPSGGRGLTVELRGTDTRLLARASDDLAVFMAQLGGVKDIASSFSSGKPQWDVEINDLGRSLGLESDDVAMQVRAALYGARALRQQRQRNEVTVLVRLPQNERRYSADIERLMIRTPAGGYVPLAEVATLAKTVAPSSISRRAGKQVVSVTADVEPRTQIPAVMTVLQQEAFVDLQAQYPTLDFDFRGRQADTRESMSAMQLYGFFSLLLIYVLLAIPFRSYGQPLLVMLVIPFGAAGAILGHILLGYSLSIISIMGIVALAGVVVNDSLILVDYANRIRAKRSLTALEAISEAGVRRFRPILLTTLTTFGGLAPMVFETSRQAQFITPMAVSLGFGILFTTFICLLVLPALYVLLDQLLNKLAGRPVLKPEEI is encoded by the coding sequence TTGATGGCCTGAAAGAAGTGAATTCCACCGCCTCCCAGGGCAGTGCCAGAATCAATATCGAACTCGACAATGGCACCGACCGCCAGCAGGCCTATCAGGATGTGCAGCAGGCGGTGAATCGGATCACGACCTTTCCGGCGCAAATGGAAACCCCCATCGTCAGAATTGCCAGCCGTAATATCAGTGTGGTGGAAATGGCGATTTTTGGACCGCTGGATACCTTTGCGCTGAAGCGTTTGGCCGAACAGGTAAAAGATGAACTGTTGTCCTCAGCGGATATCTCCAAGGTCGAGCTGACCGGCACCCCGGATGAAGAAATCCATATAGAAATCCCCCAGGCAGAATTGCAGCGTTACGGTCTGACCTTGCAGGACATCGCCAGCGCTGTTGGCAATAACGCCATTGAACAAAGCGCCGGTACGGTCAAGACACCGGGCGGCGATATTCTGGTGGCACTGGACCAACGTCGTTACTGGGCCGGGGAGTTTAATGACATCCCGGTGATTGCCGATGCCGCTGGTGTGCGCTTGCGGCTGGGTGATATTGCCCATGTGCAAGAGGGCTTTGGTGATGCCCGGCGGTTGGTGACTTACGACGGTCAGGAAGCAATTCGCTACGACGTCTATCGTGCCGAGCAGCAAACGCCGCTGACGGTGGCGGCCGCAGTACATGAAAAACTCGATGACATTCGCAGCTGGCTACCGCCGGGTGTCAAAATTGTGGTCACCGATGATGATGGCAAAACCTACAATCAGCGAGTGGGCTTGCTGATCAAAAATGCCGCTATCGGCTTGATTCTGGTACTGGTGTTGCTCAGTCTGTTTCTGGAATACCGACTGGCGTTCTGGGTCACCATGGGCATTCCGACGGCCTTTCTGGGATCCTTGCTGTTACTGCCAGCGGTGGATGTTTCCATCAACATGATCTCGATGTTTGCCTTCATTGTTGCCCTCGGGATCGTGGTGGATGACGCCATTATTGCCGGTGAAAATATTTACGAACATATGCAGCAGGGCATGCCGTTTGCCGACGCGGCAGTGGTGGGCGCTCGTGAAGTGGCCAGTCCGCTGGCGTTTGCAATTCTGACCAACGTCGCGGCGTTTCTACCGCTGTTGGCGCTGCCCGGCATGATGGGCAAGCTGTTCCTGGCGATTCCGATCGTGGTGATCAGCTGTTTTCTGATCTCCTGGCTGGAAGCATTGTTTATTCTGCCGTCGCACCTGGCGCATCTGAAAGAAAAGCCGGAGAGCCGACTGGGGCGCAAGCTGGATGCCATACAAGAGGCAGTGGATGGCCAGCTTGGGCGCTTTATCGAGAGGGTGTACCGCCCGCTGCTGGGCCGCAGTTTGCGTAACCCTGGATTAACCCTGGCGATCGCACTGGCGCTGGGCATCACCGTGCTGGCCTGGGCCTTCAGTGGCCGCATGGGTTTCAGTATGTTTCCACGACTTGAAGGTGAATTTACTGTCGCTCAGGTGGAGCTGCCATCCAATGCGCCTTTTGAGCAGGCGCTGGACGTTCGGCTGCAACTGGAAGCGCGGCTGCGCGATATTGTTGCACCGGTCGAGGCCGCAGGAACACCGCTGCTGGTGAGTGTGGAAGGCAGCATCGATGGCTCAACCGTTGAAGTGGAAGCGCGGCTGGTGGATTCCGAAATTCGGCCGATTTCTGCTCATGAAGTCGCCAAACGCTGGCGCACAGCCATGGGAGAAATCCCCGGCATTCGCAGTATCACCTTTGATTCTGAACGGGGTGGCGGCCCATCGGGTGGGCGCGGCCTGACTGTGGAACTGCGTGGCACCGATACCCGCTTGCTGGCTCGGGCCAGTGACGACCTGGCGGTGTTTATGGCACAGCTGGGAGGCGTCAAGGATATTGCCAGCAGCTTTAGCAGTGGCAAACCGCAATGGGACGTGGAAATTAACGACCTGGGTCGCAGCCTGGGGCTGGAGTCGGACGACGTTGCCATGCAAGTCCGGGCGGCGTTGTACGGCGCTCGGGCCTTGCGTCAGCAGCGGCAGCGGAATGAAGTAACGGTACTGGTGCGGCTGCCACAAAATGAACGCCGTTACAGTGCCGATATTGAACGTCTGATGATCCGCACTCCAGCGGGTGGTTACGTGCCTCTGGCAGAAGTGGCAACGCTGGCAAAAACCGTGGCCCCTTCCAGTATTTCGCGGCGGGCGGGTAAACAAGTGGTGAGTGTGACCGCCGATGTGGAACCCCGGACGCAGATTCCGGCGGTGATGACGGTATTACAGCAAGAAGCCTTTGTCGACCTGCAAGCCCAATACCCGACGCTGGATTTTGATTTTCGCGGACGTCAGGCCGATACGCGGGAAAGCATGAGTGCCATGCAGCTGTACGGCTTCTTCTCCTTGCTACTGATTTACGTCTTGCTGGCGATTCCGTTCCGCAGTTACGGCCAGCCATTACTGGTGATGCTGGTGATCCCGTTTGGTGCCGCCGGGGCAATCCTCGGCCATATCCTGCTGGGTTACAGCTTGTCGATTATCAGCATTATGGGCATTGTGGCATTGGCCGGGGTAGTGGTGAACGACAGTCTGATTCTGGTCGATTATGCCAACCGCATCCGGGCGAAGCGGAGTCTGACGGCGCTCGAAGCGATCAGCGAAGCCGGAGTGCGGCGCTTTCGCCCCATTTTGCTGACCACGCTGACGACCTTTGGTGGCTTGGCTCCGATGGTATTTGAAACCTCCCGCCAGGCGCAGTTTATTACGCCGATGGCGGTATCGCTCGGGTTCGGGATCCTGTTTACCACCTTTATCTGCTTGCTGGTGTTGCCCGCCCTGTATGTGCTGCTGGATCAGCTGCTGAACAAGCTGGCGGGGCGTCCTGTATTGAAACCAGAGGAGATATAA